The proteins below are encoded in one region of Ricinus communis isolate WT05 ecotype wild-type chromosome 6, ASM1957865v1, whole genome shotgun sequence:
- the LOC8260131 gene encoding uncharacterized protein LOC8260131, whose translation MHEFSTADGFVEITESLAEMIKYVANEPSVGLFYVQQHIQNAVPNVVSLKDNVTEKSHETVLHTEDTEDSITMVRSMKNCGLSIADEMIKDIRKSLAQISEKQPRRGLIRSSTSGFRIGRTSSWGPTTWGHNGVQQETKRNSNYFSSVFKTAKERASNFKWPQLDLKESTPTLGEKLLSRPTPLQLVASTSTSSSMPDFEFDELPLSSLAADEPLEDDEQVEMNLPSHTLLSQSGNFDEFKADKEAKLEQWLEETNKTDSRGKLQEGE comes from the coding sequence ATGCATGAGTTCTCCACTGCTGATGGTTTTGTGGAGATAACTGAAAGTCTGGCGGAGATGATCAAGTACGTGGCAAATGAACCTTCTGTAGGCCTTTTCTATGTTCAGCAGCACATTCAAAATGCAGTTCCCAATGTAGTTAGCCTCAAGGATAATGTTACCGAGAAGTCGCATGAAACAGTTTTGCACACTGAAGACACAGAAGATTCTATCACCATGGTGAGATCAATGAAAAATTGTGGTTTATCCATTGCTGATGAGATGATAAAAGACATCAGGAAATCTCTAGCACAGATATCAGAAAAACAACCAAGAAGGGGACTAATTCGTAGCTCAACTTCAGGCTTTCGAATAGGAAGAACTAGTTCGTGGGGACCAACCACTTGGGGTCATAATGGAGTCCAGCAGGAAACCAAAAGAAAcagtaattatttttcatccgTATTTAAGACTGCAAAAGAAAGGGCTAGCAATTTCAAGTGGCCTCAGCTTGATCTTAAAGAATCAACACCAACCTTGGGTGAGAAGCTACTTTCTCGTCCTACTCCACTGCAATTGGTTGCATCTACTAGCACTAGTTCATCCATGcctgattttgaatttgatgaacTCCCTCTGTCAAGTCTTGCTGCTGATGAGCCACTAGAAGATGATGAACAAGTTGAGATGAACTTGCCATCTCATACTTTATTGTCACAATCAGGAAACTTTGATGAGTTCAAGGCTGATAAAGAAGCAAAACTAGAGCAGTGGTTagaagaaactaataaaactgACAGCCGGGGTAAACTGCAAGAGGGAGAGTGA
- the LOC8260132 gene encoding probable LRR receptor-like serine/threonine-protein kinase At3g47570: MKLSGISIFILLWVLFLKMIQLSCSSLSGRGNETDRLSLLAFKAHITDDPLHILSSWNESLHFCKWSGITCGSRHQRVIEIDLESSRLSGSLTAFIGNLSFLRVLNLQNNSLSHYIPQEIGRLFRLRTLILRRNSFSGEIPVNISYCSNLLTLRLGRNNLTGKLPAELKSLSKLQMFEFEINYLTGEISPSFSNLSSLEIIYGTRNNFHGEIPNSIGQLKSLQTFSLGGSNFSGVIPPSIFNLSSLTILSVPINQLHGNLPPDLGQSLPKLEVLRLYANKFSGSIPPTISNASNLVALDVSQNNFTGKVPSLARLHNLSYIGIHKNNLGNGEDDDLSFLYTLANNTNLEILAITENNLGGVLPEMLSNFSTKLVHMAFGRNKIRGRIPSEIDNLIRLEALGFERNELTGSIPSSLGKLKNLIKLYLNDNNISGSIPSSLGNITSLSTISLKVNNLEGSIPSSLGNCQQMLLMDLSRNNLSGTIPKELISIPSLSISLDLSENQFTGSLPMEVGGLVNLGYLDVSKNKLSGEIPKSLGSCTRLETLYLQGNAFQGTIPVSLSSLRGINDLNLSHNNLTGQIPNFFAEFKSLEKLDLSYNDFEGEVPAEGVFKNASAFSISGNKNLCGGIPEINLPRCTLNKSMKPKTSHKLRLIIVVACCGVVGVLLLTSALLFCCLKMRKNKEASGSSLDIFFQKVSYQNLLKATDGFSSANLIGAGSFGSVYKGILAPDETIIAVKVLNLQHKGASRSFMTECQALANVRHRNLVKVLTACSSSDFEENDFKALVYEYMVNGSLEEWLHPTQNPDQDQPPRILSLIERLSISIDVASALDYLHNQCQVPVVHCDLKPSNILLDSDMTAHVGDFGLARFLIAAPHHSSPSSSIGIRGTVGYAAPEYGMGSDVSTYGDVYTYGILLLELFTGKKPTDAMFKDGLNLHILAKMAMPDRLALAADPFLLITEDEGTSASATSASHRITCIARDKVLGCLNSILKIGVDCSAESPRDRMDISDVANELVRIRNILLETGKHR, translated from the exons ATGAAGCTGTCAGGAATTAGTATATTCATATTATTGTGGGTACTTTTCTTGAAAATGATTCAACTCTCCTGTTCCTCCTTATCAGGTAGAGGAAATGAAACTGATAGACTCTCCCTGCTGGCCTTTAAGGCTCACATCACAGATGATCCCCTCCATATTCTAAGCTCATGGAATGAATCCTTGCACTTCTGCAAATGGTCTGGCATAACATGTGGAAGCCGCCATCAAAGAGTCATTGAGATTGACCTGGAATCTAGCAGACTAAGTGGCAGCCTAACTGCCTTCATTGGAAACTTGAGTTTCCTCAGGGTACTGAACCTGCAAAACAATAGCTTATCCCACTACATTCCTCAAGAAATAGGCCGTTTGTTCAGGCTGCGAACGTTAATCCTGCGAAGGAACAGTTTCTCTGGTGAAATTCCTGTCAACATTTCGTATTGTTCTAACCTCTTGACTCTTCGTTTAGGTCGCAACAACTTGACAGGCAAACTTCCTGCTGAACTTAAATCTTTGTCGAAGCTGCAAATGtttgaatttgaaataaacTATCTAACTGGTGAGATCTCCCCTTCTTTTAGTAATCTTTCGTCTCTTGAAATTATATATGGAACACGAAATAATTTTCACGGAGAGATTCCAAACAGTATCGGACAATTGAAAAGTCTACAAACTTTTTCCCTTGGAGGAAGTAACTTCAGTGGGGTGATTCCTCCCTCCATTTTCAATCTTTCGAGTCTTACAATTCTATCTGTGCCGATTAACCAACTTCATGGAAATCTTCCTCCGGACTTAGGACAAAGTCTTCCGAAGCTCGAAGTTCTTAGACTCTATGCAAACAAATTCAGCGGATCAATTCCACCAACAATTTCCAATGCCTCAAATCTTGTTGCTCTTGATGTATCACAAAACAATTTCACTGGCAAAGTTCCTAGTCTAGCGCGCTTGCATAATCTGTCGTATATAGGCATTCATAAGAACAATCTTGGAAATGGAGAAGATGATGACCTGAGTTTTCTCTACACCTTAGCCAATAATACAAACTTGGAAATTTTAGCTATTACTGAAAACAATTTGGGAGGAGTACTGCCTGAAATGTTAAGCAACTTTTCGACAAAGCTTGTGCACATGGCATTTGGAAGAAACAAGATTCGTGGACGTATTCCATCTGAGATTGATAATCTTATCCGTTTAGAGGCTTTAGGATTTGAGAGAAATGAATTGACTGGCAGCATACCAAGTTCTTTAGGTAAACTGAAAAATTTGATCAAGTTGTATCTGAATGATAACAACATTTCAGGAAGTATCCCATCTTCTCTTGGAAATATTACTTCACTGAGcacaatttctttaaaagtaaataacttAGAAGGAAGCATTCCGTCAAGCCTTGGAAACTGCCAGCAGATGTTGTTGATGGATCTTTCTCGGAACAATTTGAGTGGTACAATACCGAAAGAATTGATTAGTATTCCATCTTTATCAATATCTTTGGATCTATCTGAAAATCAGTTTACAGGATCCCTTCCTATGGAAGTGGGTGGTTTAGTGAATCTTGGATATCTTGATGTTTCAAAAAACAAGTTATCAGGTGAAATTCCTAAAAGTTTGGGAAGTTGCACGAGGTTGGAAACTTTGTACTTGCAAGGGAATGCTTTTCAAGGGACAATTCCTGTGTCTTTGAGTTCTTTGAGAGGGATCAACGATTTAAATCTCTCTCACAACAACTTGACTGGCCAAATTCCGAATTTTTTTGCAGAATTCAAGTCTTTAGAAAAATTGGATCTATCATATAATGACTTTGAAGGAGAAGTGCCAGCCGAGGGAGTCTTCAAGAACGCAAGTGCATTTTCAATTTCAGGAAACAAGAATCTTTGTGGAGGCATACCTGAAATCAACCTGCCAAGGTGCACCTTGAACAAGTCGATGAAACCGAAGACTTCTCACAAGCTGAGGTTGATAATTGTAGTTGCCTGCTGTGGGGTCGTTGGAGTATTATTGCTAACGTCGGCTTTACTATTTTGTTGTTTGAAAATGAGGAAAAACAAAGAAGCTTCAGGATCTTCAttggatatattttttcaaaaggtATCCTATCAAAATCTCCTTAAAGCAACTGATGGGTTTTCTTctgcaaatttaattggtgCAGGTAGTTTTGGCTCTGTCTACAAAGGCATTCTTGCACCAGATGAAACAATCATCGCAGTAAAAGTACTCAACCTCCAGCACAAAGGAGCTTCAAGAAGTTTCATGACAGAATGCCAAGCACTGGCAAACGTCAGGCATCGAAATCTTGTGAAAGTATTAACCGCATGTTCAAGTAGTGATTtcgaagaaaatgattttaaagcCCTTGTGTATGAGTACATGGTAAATGGCAGCCTGGAAGAATGGTTGCATCCAACTCAGAATCCCGACCAGGATCAGCCGCCAAGAATTCTGAGTCTGATTGAAAGATTGAGTATTTCGATTGATGTGGCTAGTGCACTTGACTATTTGCACAACCAATGCCAAGTTCCTGTCGTTCACTGCGATCTGAAGCCAAGCAATATCCTTTTAGATAGTGACATGACAGCTCATGTCGGAGATTTTGGATTAGCCAGGTTCCTCATAGCAGCTCCCCATCATTCAAGTCCATCCAGCTCCATTGGCATTAGAGGGACAGTTGGCTATGCAGCCCCAG AATATGGTATGGGAAGTGACGTGTCAACTTATGGGGATGTCTACACCTATGGAATACTATTGCTGGAGTTATTTACAGGCAAGAAACCAACAGATGCAATGTTCAAAGATGGCCTGAACCTACACATCTTAGCTAAAATGGCAATGCCTGATAGATTGGCATTAGCAGCAGATCCATTTCTTCTTATTACAGAAGATGAAGGAACAAGCGCCAGTGCTACTAGTGCCTCTCACAGGATTACTTGTATCGCAAGGGACAAAGTTCTGGGATGTCTGAACTCTATTCTCAAGATTGGAGTTGATTGCTCGGCAGAGTCACCAAGAGATCGCATGGACATTAGTGATGTTGCTAATGAGTTGGTCCGGATTAGGAACATTCTTCTTGAAACTGGAAAGCATAGGTAG
- the LOC125370476 gene encoding uncharacterized protein LOC125370476, with protein MGAKVSKNLDSRQNPEIIYSMDEKPKEGSSIIELLKPGCFKAKKTKTNRKRTLEDWLLASPSMKPDCITVGELHVSKQFSKRVHPSSSIEAHKVVLSKAGESFSLERLVILDREADLDCINFSSMDVSSAIKRSKSNETKKRVSFKLPEEADIIIFYSPY; from the coding sequence ATGGGAGCTAAAGTTAGCAAGAACTTGGATTCTAGGCAAAACCCAGAAATTATCTACTCCATGGATGAGAAACCAAAAGAAGGATCATCCATAATTGAATTACTCAAGCCAGGATGCTTCAAAGCAAAGAAGACAAAGACTAATAGGAAAAGAACATTAGAGGACTGGCTCTTAGCCTCTCCTAGCATGAAGCCGGATTGCATAACTGTAGGTGAACTTCATGTTTCCAAACAATTCTCCAAAAGGGTACATCCATCATCTTCTATAGAAGCTCATAAAGTTGTACTCTCCAAAGCAGGAGAGAGCTTTTCCCTAGAAAGATTGGTTATCCTTGACAGAGAGGCTGATCTAGATTGTATCAATTTTTCTTCAATGGATGTTTCCTCTGCAATTAAAAGGAGCAAAAGTAATGAAACGAAGAAGAGGGTAAGCTTTAAGTTGCCTGAAGAGGCTGAcataatcattttttattcacCATATTAA
- the LOC8260134 gene encoding transcription initiation factor IIF subunit alpha — MSVDLQLKSSCSECGSTTDLYGSNCKHMTLCLNCGKTMAENRRKCFDCGVTITRLIREYNVRASPSSDKNYFIGRFVTGLPIFSKKKNAENKWSIHKEGLQGRQLTDALREKFKNKPWLLEDETGQYQYHGHLEGSQSATYYLLILQGKEFVAIPAASWYNFNKVAQYKMLTLEEAEEKMKNRRKTADGYERWMMKAANNGPAAFGEMEKPDDKDVRTTSGRGRRKTAGDDDDEGKISDKGEEDEEEEMSRKNRLGLNRQGGGDDDEGPRGGDHDMDDDDVEKGDDWEHEEIFTDDDEAVGNDPEERQDLGPELPAPPEIKQDEDDEDEENEEGGLSKSGKELKALLGRSGGLDDTDAEDDDDDDMDEDTGLSPVLAQKQKDAPIKEEPGDNSPAKPMHSSSAKGALSASKSAKGKRKTNGDDGKTSNVSPQKKVKTENESKHIVKEENVPTSKSKSSANPKGAAASLRTESTSSTGFVTDEEIKAVLLQNGPVTTQDLVAKFKSRLKTREDKEAFTHTLKRISRIQKTSGGSYVVLRDK, encoded by the exons ATGTCAGTGGATCTTCAGTTGAAATCATCGTGTAGTGAGTGTGGATCGACAACAGATTTGTATGGAAGCAATTGCAAGCACATGACACTCTGCTTGAATTGTGGCAAAACCATGGCTGAGAATCGTCGCAAATGCTTCGACTGTGGCGTCACTATTACTCGTTTGATTCGA GAATATAATGTTCGAGCAAGTCCTAGCAGTGACAAGAACTATTTTATTGGTAGATTTGTGACAGGACTTCCAATTttttcaaagaagaaaaatgctGAGAATAAATGGTCTATCCATAAAGAAGGACTTCAAGGACGTCAACTTACTGATGCTTTGCGG gAGAAGTTTAAGAATAAACCTTGGCTGTTGGAGGATGAAACCGGCCAATATCAGTACCATGGTCATCTTGAAGGTTCTCAGTCAGCAACATACTACCTATTGATATTGCAGGGGAAAGAGTTTGTTGCTATTCCTGCTGCTTCATG GTATAACTTTAACAAGGTGGCACAGTATAAGATGCTTACTTTAGAGGAAGCAGAAGAGAAGATGAAGAACAGGAGAAAGACAGCAGATGGATATGAAAGATGGATGATGAAAGCTGCTAATAATGGGCCTGCTGCATTTGGTGAGATGGAGAAGCCTGATGATAAGGATGTTCGCACAACCAGTGGAAGGGGACGTAGAAAAACTGCTGGTGATGATGACGACGAAGGCAAAATATCTGACAAGggagaggaagatgaagaagaggaGATGTCAAGGAAGAATAGACTTGGACTTAATAGACAAGGTggtggtgatgatgatgaaggtCCAAGGGGAGGCGATCATGATATGGACGATGATGATGTTGAGAAGG GTGATGATTGGGAGCACGAAGAAATATTcactgatgatgatgaagcaGTTGGTAATGATCCTGAGGAACGACAAGATTTGGGCCCTGAGCTTCCTGCTCCTCCAGAAATCAAACAG GATGAAGACGACGAAGACGAAGAAAATGAGGAGGGTGGATTGAGTAAGTCTGGGAAAGAGTTGAAGGCACTCCTTGGAAGATCAGGTGGACTAGATGATACAGATgcagaagatgatgatgatgatgat ATGGATGAAGATACTGGTCTATCTCCTGTGCTGGCTCAGAAGCAGAAGGATGCGCCTATCAAGGAGGAACCTGGTGACAACAGTCCCGCTAAGCCAATGCATTCTAGTTCTGCTAAGGGAGCTTTATCTGCTTCCAAGTCGgcaaagggaaaaagaaaaactaacgGTGATGATGGAAAAACATCTAATGTTTCACCTCAAAAGAAGGTCAAGACGGAAAAT GAATCAAAACATATTGTGAAAGAAGAGAATGTTCCTACtagtaaaagtaaaagtagtgcaaatCCTAAAGGTGCAGCAGCATCTTTAAGAACAGAGTCAACATCATCAACTGGATTTGTCACTGATGAGGAGATCAAGGCTGTTTTATTGCAGAATGGGCCAGTAACTACCCAGGATCTTGTTGCTAAGTTTAAATCACGATTGAAAACTCGGGAG GACAAGGAAGCTTTCACGCATACTCTCAAAAGAATTTCCAGGATTCAGAAGACTAGCGGAGGCAGCTATGTTGTGTTGAGAGACAAATAA